The DNA window TACAATGAGGTGGGGTTTGCAGTGAGCCGAAACCCTCAGGgcattactgggaggtggagttTGGCGTGGCCAGAGCCCTTGGGGCATACAGTGATAGGGGGTTGGCAGCGGGTGTTACGTGCTCCCCAGCTTTTCCCTGTGCAGTTCTGCCTCTTACTGGTTTCAGGCCTTTTGCCCCTTCGCCTCCCCCATTTAACAATGGAGTTTTGCCCAGGGACGTGCCCCCTGCTCCTTCTCATCCATTCAGGACAACAGAGAAGCAGCAGTTCCAGAGCGCTGCCATATTCAAAGATGGCTGCTCAAGGAGTACCTGCTTTCCTCAGTCCAAGATGGCCGTCCTGCTGGCAGCTAGCAGATGCTTGCCCCAATCCAAGATGGCcaccaagcagggcagcatgcccaCCACAAAGATGACGGTCGGTGTGGCACCTCCGTGCCCCTACCAAAAATGGCCGCCGCCCCTCCTTGAATCTCATGGCGTCGCCAGGAAGAGGCTTGTAAAGCAGGCGGGGGCGCGGCCTCCGCCTGAGGAGACGCGAGGGAGGCGGGGCAGGAGGCGTGTCCTCTCCCAAACCGGAAGTGCCGCGCTGCCTCCCTCCAGCTGGTTGTCATTTCGCTCAGCGGCTCTGTCCTGAGGAGACGGGACTCGGCGGCGgccgggaggggagggaggtacCGGCTGCGGCAGCGAGCAGGAGGCGGCCGGGGACAAGAGATTCCGTAATACCCAGACTCGCCGATTACTGAAACGCCTCCCGACTCCTCGGAGCCGGtctcgcgccccctccccccgcgatAATCGATGGTTTTACATGAGGGGTAAGGGAAATCGCCTGCAGCTGCGAGGACGCGAAGCAAGGAAAGGACGCTTCGGAGCCGCCGCCGCAGGACCCCACCCCCCTGGTGACTCCAGCggtctccctcccctgcagtaCTAATCGATCGTGACCCTGTCCCGTAATCTGCGGGCGATTTGGGAGAGCCGGTTAAACACCTTCCATGGGGGAGAGAGGACCCTGGCCCCTCGCCGCCTGCACCATCCCCTCCCCGCTGGAGGCGGCTGCTCTCCTGAGGTAAAATCCCTCCTGCCTTCCCAGACGCCAGGACTTCtgagggggggggtgaagggggtaCCCCATAGAGAACAGGGGCCTGGCGACCTTAGcctccctgcaccagcctctCGTCCCCTGCCGCATACCGAGTCCCTGAGGTAAAATCCACCTTCCCTTGCAGACAAGGGCTCCCGCAGCTGAAGGAAGCCTACCTAGCTCAGTAAAAGGAGGCAAGCCCAGTACCAGAAACCACccttccagaagcagcagcaagacacctccctcaccctcctcctgcacaagtcattgcctgctctcctccctcccccgaatGCTGAATGCAGATTTCTAAGATGAAACTCTTCTTCGGACAGCCAGGACTCATCTGAAGGACACACAAATATCTGATCATAAATAGGAGGTGAGCCTGGCGAGCTCAGAAACCCAACCCAACAGGAGCAACATCAAGAATCCACCCTTCTCCTGCACAGCTCACTCCCCTCTCATCTCCAGAATACTGACTTTCTGAGATAAAAATCTTACCCCTTCAATAAGCCGAGACTCCTCTAAAGGACACATACAAAAtagtatatattattattatacacaATAAAGGCttacccagcagcagcaggggaaaaaaagcttcCTGCACAATTCACTCCCCCACTGAATGCTAAAATCCTGAGGTAAAATCTTCCCATATCAACAGCAAGGACTCTTTTGAACAGGAAACAAATATATATTAGATTATATAGAATTTATTAAATTattccagactttttttttttcccagtcaaGAGGTGGAGGGACCAGACGTCAttgtttctcttttcctcttAACTCATTTATGGCCGAGTCAAGGCTGCTGAGGAGGAAAAAACAGGATAGTTAAAATCTCCTTATATCTGTCTGCTGAAGATTTTTCTCTTATTGATGTGCATTTCCTTTAGGAAAAGGAAACCTCTTATTTTGCTAAccaaagatttatttttcttttccttctaaccagagaaaggaaacaaacatAAATTGACACGTTAAATATTTAAAGAGATTTATCTTTGAAAGAACCAGAACTTATATCCAAATCAGAAATATCTAAGGAGTGTGTGGAGGAAGAAACTGTATCTAGATTAAAACAAGATATTTGCTAGTTCCTCTTTGGTGGCGGAGGAGAGAAACACTAAACGTTTTTTTACAGGAGAAAATCAAATCCTAAATATAATAAATGGGGGATTACGGGTTTGGAGTGTTAGTGCAAAACAACACTGGGAATAAATCAGCTTTTCCAGTGAGATTTCATCCACATCTGCAGCCTCCACACCATCATCAAaatgcagcccccagccctgctgcttttATAAATAATAACACAGCTGCCAATGGCAGTAGTGCTGGGTCAGCTTGGctctttcctgctccagctgCCCATAACATTCAGGATGAGATTCTGGGGTCAGAAAAATCTAAAACTCAGCAACAGGAAAAGCAAGAGTCTCTAGAAAAACAGCAGCTTTCCCCTAGTCAAAGTCAGGAAGCAGGCATGCTGCCTGAACCCGAGAAAGCTAAATCTGAGGAAAATCAGGGAGACAATTCTTCAGAGAATGGCAACGGGAAAGAGAAAATAAGAATAGAATCACCAGTGTTAACAGGATTTGATTATCAAGAGGCTTCAGGGCTAGGTACTTCAACTCAGCCCTTAACATCCACTGCATCTTCTTTGACTGGTTTTAGTAACTGGTCAGCAGCTATAGCTCCTTCTTCTTCTACAATAATCAATGAAGATGCCAGTTTTTTTCACCAGGGAGGGGTCCCTGCTGCCTCAGCTAATAATGGTGCTCTGCTATTTCAGAATTTTCCACATCATGTCAGCCCTGGCTTTGGCGGTAGCTTTTCCCCTCAGATTGGACCCCTCTCTCAACACCACCCTCATCACCCCCATTTTCAGCATCATCACAATCAGCATCAGCAACAGAGAAGATCGCCTGCAAGCCCTCATCCACCTCCATTTACACATagaaatgctgcttttaatcaaCTGCCTCATTTGGCTAATAATCTTAACAAACCACCTTCTCCATGGAGCAGCTACCAAAGCCCATCACCTACACCATCTTCTTCATGGAGCCCCGGTGGCGGTGGATatggtgggtggggagggtccCAAGGGCGAGACCACCGCAGGGGACTGAATGGAGGGATAACACCCCTGAACTCCATCTCACCCCTGAAGAAGAATTTTGCAAGTAATCATATCCAGTTGCAGAAGTATGCTAGGCCCAGCTCAGCCTTTGCTCCGAAATCTTGGATGGAAGATAGTTTGAACAGAGCCGACAACATATTTCCTTTTCAGGTGAGTCTACTCTGCTAATATACATGGAAAAATGATTTAATTAAATTTTTATAGAAATAAGTTTTTTTTCCCAATATACTTCGATTATCAGACTTGCATGGTTGAAAatgaatttaaatttaaataaagtgAACATGTCTAACTTGTAATTCACCCTGTGACATTTCAGTCTTCATGATCTCTGAGCTGTGaatcatgtattttttttttcaatagtgCTTGTCAGATAAATATCTATTTATAGCCCAGCGGGACATCTATTAAAGTTCAGTTCCATCGTGTAATTATTACACGCAGTAAGCAATAACAGTTAGTGAACAAAtgtttctgcttttttaaaatgtaacataAAAAGGAGtgaagaaatgaaatatttttttactttaaCACTTAAAGATTTTAACTATTTGGAAATGATATTGCACTATATGTTGAGAACGAGCATTCAGTAATCCTTAAATCTGTCATCTGCCTTGTGTTGCAAAATAGTTCATGGATTTCCATTGTGACAtgacttaaatatttttttagattttatttttcccctgTACAATTGAAATTACTaatctgattttttatttttttcagtgaactacataactttttttttctcaccaGGAATGGAACAAATATTGGTTATACAATATTAAATCTTTACTAAAAATAGATCTGGACTAGTCGGTTGTTGGCCTGCACTGTGCTACACCTTATACTGTCAGGAGGCAGGTTGTCTGACTCTTCAAATTCATGAGAAACATATCTAGTTTGTGGAGGTTAAAATTAGCTATCTGATATTGATCCAGATATACAATCAATATTTGGATGGTAATAGTTGTCTCTCTAGCTGACCACTAGTTAAGACCTAGCTTGGTAGCTTTCATATGTTTAAAAAAGACCTCATAAGGTGGATCCAAAACACAAGGTTCTTTAATGTCTAGTGGCTTGTTTTTCAGGATCTTCAGACAAGGGCAAAAGTAAAGATTGCAAAATGATTGCAGTAAGAAGCAGGATGACCTACTTTTAAGTAATTTGGGGATGAAAGATCAGTAGATTAGAAGAACCTCAGAACATTTGTCATGGTAACTACAACCCCAAAGAGatctaaatatattttataatgacCTTGTAGAATCAGAGGGAGGATCAATTCATTtccccttggtaaattattcagTTTGTTTGGTTTTCAGGGCCTATGCAGCCTTCtgaaaacagcagcagctgctggcaatACCTTTCATTAAGGATTTCTTTTTACTGCAGAATTACTAGCAGTTTAAACATCAGGTAGAGTCCGTAACCTTGGACTGCGTAGCAATAATAGATCTTAATTTTAAGAGTTGGAAATAATATAAAGAACTGGTGTCCAATATACCAAATTCATACACTCAGACCATTAGCAAAGGGACACAGCTGGAGCTGGTCTTTTTTCAGCCTCACTGCAGCAAGACTTGGCTTGCTGTTTAATTCATTCTGTACCCTGACACGTAGCTGATGTACAGAGTGACAGAATGAGATCAAGTGTGTACTTGGTGCCGCATTTAAGGCCCAAATGTATATGTACTGATGGAAATGTGCTCCTTTTAGTATCAAGGAAATTAACAAAGCTAAGTGATTCCTGAGTGTGGCTTTTGTATTATGTTCTAAATCCAAAAATATGTCTGATATTTTATCATGGCTAAATATAAATTCTACATAGCATACTGGTGTCTGTTTATGTAAACAGTAAGATGAAGGTATATATGTCAAGACCATGTCTGACACTTCTTCATGCCAGGAAAAGGAAAGTGTTGGAGTGAAATGCTTTCCAGTCTCTTACTATCACTTATGTGCTATGATGAACAAGAAAAGGGCAGGGCAGCAAAACAGGACTCCAGCACTGCAGATCCAGAAAAGATGTTGATGATTTTCCAGACCATTTTAGGTAACTGCTTTTTATAACATTTGTGGTGTGAAATCCTTAATACCTTTGTAATCATTTTAAAAGGTGACTTCAGTTCTGAGAACACTGgggaaaaaatatgtaaaatttgGCCATAGGTTTTTGTTATGCTGGAGGTAGGGTTCAGATTGTATTCTGATGTCAAATCAGTCATGAGGATTTTTGCTTATGATGGAATATGTGTATGTAGTTGCACATATATGAAGCGTCCTTGAGGAGGTAATCATGTTTTGTCTGAGACTTTCATTACCAGAATCTTCTTAGATCCATATTTAGTACGGTACCAAAATCTACCTTTGCTCCTGAAACAGAATGGGGGTATTTGATTAACTCTCTGTTCCTGGTTCTCCCTTtcatttaacatttattttcttatttaaatCTGTTAATGAGTGTTGCCCTCATATTATGAAAATTAGCTTATTTAGAATGCAAGAGTATGGAAGAACAAACACAAATTTTTGAGTGTGACTTTTAGAAAAGATATCTTTACTCAAAAGCTTAATGAAATACAAAAGTACATATTGGAGCATATCTTGTGACAGAGATCCTATAGCAGCCATACCTAAATGCTAATTTTTTATTGACGAGTGTTGCATATGTCTGTGTAAATAACTTACGTGaacaaatgttgattttaattgtttttaccTCATGACTCTTAGTGACTTGCCATAAGACACATCCCTAATTTTTGTAGATAAAAATAGGGATGATTTCTTGTGTTGATTTGCTTGGTATTTTTGTAACAGCGAAGGTAGCTCATTCAGTATTGTGGTGGCCATGTACAAATTGGTTTGGTGTTTGTGATGCC is part of the Mauremys mutica isolate MM-2020 ecotype Southern chromosome 8, ASM2049712v1, whole genome shotgun sequence genome and encodes:
- the CPEB4 gene encoding cytoplasmic polyadenylation element-binding protein 4 isoform X3, translating into MGDYGFGVLVQNNTGNKSAFPVRFHPHLQPPHHHQNAAPSPAAFINNNTAANGSSAGSAWLFPAPAAHNIQDEILGSEKSKTQQQEKQESLEKQQLSPSQSQEAGMLPEPEKAKSEENQGDNSSENGNGKEKIRIESPVLTGFDYQEASGLGTSTQPLTSTASSLTGFSNWSAAIAPSSSTIINEDASFFHQGGVPAASANNGALLFQNFPHHVSPGFGGSFSPQIGPLSQHHPHHPHFQHHHNQHQQQRRSPASPHPPPFTHRNAAFNQLPHLANNLNKPPSPWSSYQSPSPTPSSSWSPGGGGYGGWGGSQGRDHRRGLNGGITPLNSISPLKKNFASNHIQLQKYARPSSAFAPKSWMEDSLNRADNIFPFQDRARTFDMHSLENSLIDIMRAENDSLKGQSSLFPMEDGFLDDGRGDQTLHSGLGSPHCFSHQNGERVERYSRKVFVGGLPPDIDEDEITASFRRFGPLIVDWPHKAESKSYFPPKGYAFLLFQDESSVQALIDACIEEDGKLYLCVSSPTIKDKPVQIRPWNLSDSDFVMDGSQPLDPRKTIFVGGVPRPLRAVELAMIMDRLYGGVCYAGIDTDPELKYPKGAGRVAFSNQQSYIAAISARFVQLQHGEIDKRSEVFRGVLKVISKMLEENEKFRGRLLTCRQFNTEGSDVNQSSQNEASCMDRDESIFGWV
- the CPEB4 gene encoding cytoplasmic polyadenylation element-binding protein 4 isoform X1; its protein translation is MGDYGFGVLVQNNTGNKSAFPVRFHPHLQPPHHHQNAAPSPAAFINNNTAANGSSAGSAWLFPAPAAHNIQDEILGSEKSKTQQQEKQESLEKQQLSPSQSQEAGMLPEPEKAKSEENQGDNSSENGNGKEKIRIESPVLTGFDYQEASGLGTSTQPLTSTASSLTGFSNWSAAIAPSSSTIINEDASFFHQGGVPAASANNGALLFQNFPHHVSPGFGGSFSPQIGPLSQHHPHHPHFQHHHNQHQQQRRSPASPHPPPFTHRNAAFNQLPHLANNLNKPPSPWSSYQSPSPTPSSSWSPGGGGYGGWGGSQGRDHRRGLNGGITPLNSISPLKKNFASNHIQLQKYARPSSAFAPKSWMEDSLNRADNIFPFQDRARTFDMHSLENSLIDIMRAENDSLKGQSSLFPMEDGFLDDGRGDQTLHSGLGSPHCFSHQNGERVERYSRKVFVGGLPPDIDEDEITASFRRFGPLIVDWPHKAESKSYFPPKGYAFLLFQDESSVQALIDACIEEDGKLYLCVSSPTIKDKPVQIRPWNLSDSDFVMDGSQPLDPRKTIFVGGVPRPLRAVELAMIMDRLYGGVCYAGIDTDPELKYPKGAGRVAFSNQQSYIAAISARFVQLQHGEIDKRSEVFRGVLKVISKMLEENEKFRGRLLTCRQFNTEGSDVNQSSQNEASCMDRAGAALSTPLPASPSVAFGARRLQTEALSLQHHLTALGKAQSCTARPDPPQ
- the CPEB4 gene encoding cytoplasmic polyadenylation element-binding protein 4 isoform X2 translates to MGDYGFGVLVQNNTGNKSAFPVRFHPHLQPPHHHQNAAPSPAAFINNNTAANGSSAGSAWLFPAPAAHNIQDEILGSEKSKTQQQEKQESLEKQQLSPSQSQEAGMLPEPEKAKSEENQGDNSSENGNGKEKIRIESPVLTGFDYQEASGLGTSTQPLTSTASSLTGFSNWSAAIAPSSSTIINEDASFFHQGGVPAASANNGALLFQNFPHHVSPGFGGSFSPQIGPLSQHHPHHPHFQHHHNQHQQQRRSPASPHPPPFTHRNAAFNQLPHLANNLNKPPSPWSSYQSPSPTPSSSWSPGGGGYGGWGGSQGRDHRRGLNGGITPLNSISPLKKNFASNHIQLQKYARPSSAFAPKSWMEDSLNRADNIFPFQDRARTFDMHSLENSLIDIMRAENDSLKGQSSLFPMEDGFLDDGRGDQTLHSGLGSPHCFSHQNGERVERYSRKVFVGGLPPDIDEDEITASFRRFGPLIVDWPHKAESKSYFPPKGYAFLLFQDESSVQALIDACIEEDGKLYLCVSSPTIKDKPVQIRPWNLSDSDFVMDGSQPLDPRKTIFVGGVPRPLRAVELAMIMDRLYGGVCYAGIDTDPELKYPKGAGRVAFSNQQSYIAAISARFVQLQHGEIDKRVEVKPYVLDDQLCDECQGARCGGKFAPFFCANVTCLQYYCEYCWAAIHSRAGREFHKPLVKEGGDRPRHISFRWN